The Miscanthus floridulus cultivar M001 chromosome 6, ASM1932011v1, whole genome shotgun sequence genomic interval TATGATTCAATCATCCAGATCCAAATATGTCAGGTAGCAGCTAGTCTCTTGGATTTTGTAGGAAATAATGAGTCGTCTTAATTATGAACTGATCCGAGGCCCAAGCAAAAAATCCTCCATTCAGCTGTTTTTTAGAGTAAAAGGTTTTTGCCCGCTTCATTTCATAGAGACAAAGCAGTTCAATTCAGTACAGCATAGCGTATTATAGGTACGCCCGCCACAGTACTTAACATCTCATTACTTTGACATTATTTGCTCCCTAATGGTTCTCAGTTCTCACTGCTCCTCAGAGAAGATGTTGCAGTTTCTGAGGTAGAATCCTCCCTGTATCGTCCATCTGTGACTCCTATTGATTTTGCGCTTGTTGAGCATTCAGGTGTTATCTCACTATGGCTGTTCTTCTAAAGTCCTTTTGACTAAGTATTTGCTTGTTAATGGTCTGCAATTGCTCCCTTTGATGAATGCAACTTATGTGATTAAGATTGTCTGCTTCTTGTGCATCAAATTAAATCATCCTTTGACTTAACTGCTTCTGAAATTTGGGATAGCACGAGAGTGAAATAATTGGTTCTACGTTTATTTTGTGAATCATATCACCAATCAATACAAACATTACTTGAGACCTGCCAACCAGGGCTGTTAAATAGAAAAACATTTCCATTCAGCTAGGTTGTCTGAAACTTACAGAACACAGTTCATTGTACAATAAATGTGTTGGCGAAAGTATTTGTAAGTTGCTCTTTATCAGGTATTGATAGCTTTGTGTATGTACTTCAACCTGAATAATGTCATGCTTAGCTGTTCAGTTAATATCTTTTTAAGTAACTTTATCTGGTTTGTGTCTTCTAAAATTTGAATGTTCATTGTTTGGTCCATTTACATGTTGAAGATGTGAGGTTTAAATAGGTTTGCCAAGGATTGGCGAGTGATTGTGATACGACTAACAAACAAAGGAGGCATGGGTTCAAAAAATTTGTTAACCATCCAAATGAGTGTTAGCTAAGGTGCTAAACTTTGGCAAGATTTGCACAAACAGAGCACATTCAGAATGATTTAGCCAACCATAATAGATATCTGAAGTATTGTGCATGACTTTTTGCTTATGATATATTCTCAGCCTATGCACTTAGTGACATATCATATCATTTGTCGTCAATGGCCCCTATGTTACAGTCATCACAAATCTAGCCATGTGGTGTTTGAGAAAGCTGCTAACCTTTTAATTGGCTTGGTTTACACTGTGGCCTCCGATTTATTTCTTTTTACCTTGTGTACATGGCATTCCAGGAAGATTTTGATAGGTCAAGAGGATCCTATTTGTCATCCATCTATCAGCTAGTTTTTCGCCAACTTTCATGTTACCTTAAAATGTTGCTCTGGTGTTTAGAAACAAAAAAAGTTTGTGACAGATGCTTGAAACTTTTGCTTGTTTAACCTTTTTCTTTGGAACACACATGGTTGTGTAGGATGAATTCTCATTTGGAGTGTAAAGGCATATTCCTTGGGACAAGCTAGTGTTGATTCGCATGACAGAGAAGACAACGCGTAGTAGCAGCCTTTGAGGCAGTCTTTACTCTTCAGTTTTCCGCTATGCTATGCCACTTTGGGAAACTTCCTGATCCAATGCCCGTGACAGCGTGGCACCAGCACTGTGTGTTTGCATTTCTGGTAATTGGTTTCTTGAGCTTATTAGAAAAGGTAAAAAGCCATCTCCTTCAAAATTGAAAGGGATGCCACACCACGCCCTTCTTCCCAAACAAACCCCGagcgtgcaaaaaaaaaaaaaagaaactttttctgagatgagatatggtgtgCTTTGCCTTTGCTATTGTTCTGTTCATATGTGAGCCTGTCCACCTTATTCGTGTCATTCGCTTCGTCGGTTCTAATTTATCAGTCACTCTGGTTTTTTAGGTACATAACTTCTGTCATGTATCTAATGTACATTATGCCTGCGTAGATTGTATTAAGTATATGTATCTAGAGAAGTCAGAGGCTTTGTAATTTGGAACTGAGGGAATACAGAGCTATAGTGTGTGTTTTCGTCTGGTTCCATCCATCAGTTTGGTGGGATTTGGTTGTAGAGAAAGCCCGTTGTCTAGTTAGTTTGGTTGATCTTGGCGCAAGTCCTTGAACGAAATTTGATGGTGCTAGTTGGCTTGCTGCTGTAGCAAATTTTTTCGAGCATACCAACACTAGCGCTCGAGCACGAGGCTGGCCTCGTGAAACCAGCTCCAGAAAATGGTGCCTTGCATCGTGGGCAAAGGTCAGTGCAGCAATATACTACTGCCACATCGCTGCATTGACTGACGTACTGAAGAAGGCTGGCCTCGTGAAGCAAGGAAACTCGCTGCGTTTTTTTTTTGGACAAGAAACAGCTTTATTATAATTAGCAGCAACGCGCTGCAATGATAGTTACATCAAGCAAGCCTACATGTTGTATAGCTTGTAGCAGGTTGCATTGGAAAACATGATGCTGAAAGGAGCAGGAAACTTCTAAGTTGTGGTTGTGGGTGATAGTCTTCTGCAGCTTGGCGTGCTAAAGCATCAGCAGTGGTGTTGAGTCGCCtatggaccttgaaaaccttggaTGACCTGCTTGTTGAATGGTTGGAAAAAGTTTGTGTGAAGTGCTTGATTCTCCAGTCCGGAGGGTTGGAGAGATcatcgctgttgaggaagtgaaCCAACTGTTGGCAATCCGACAAGTAGTTGACACCTGTGGGGTTGAGCCTGTCAATGATTGCTGAAGCAAGAGCAAGGGCCAGGCTCGCGGCCTCAGCCATGATCACCGAGGTGCATGCATAGAGAATAGCTGCTCGCTGTAGGTGGGCATGCGGTGCGACTATTCGAGAGAGAATAGCTGCTTGCCCGGAGTCGACCACGTTGGCTTGTGCATTCAGGCCACCGAACTCCTCTTGTCTGCATGCACATCCATGTCGGCGCTCGGCAGGTTCCTCTGCGGGGTGGCCTCGAGGTGCGCAGAGTCTAGGTTGCAGGCCTCAGGCGGCCCTCGGATCTGGCGAGGAGAACGCATCGACACGTGTGTCGCTGCTTCCATTCCACTCCTCCCCCATGCACCCATCCATCATTCTCCGTGCCTCATCAGTCAGTCAGCACTGGGAGACGCGCACATGATTGTCATGAGATCATTTCTTCTGGGACTCCTCTTCGAAACCACTAAACCAGACTCGGAGGCCTCGAGTTCAAACTTCATGCGCTAATCATGGCTATTTGGAAGATCAATCATCCACGCACAGTACGTACAGCAAGCTATAATATAAGCGGTATCTACAAAATGCGCTCGTTATCATGAGAACTGAGAAAAGAGACCCCCTTGTTTTTTTTGTACACAACCGGGGAAGGGAAGTGAATCCAATCATGCCATGGCACCACCAATCTTTTTAGTAAGCGGCTGTTTGGTTCCTGCAGgaactcctaaaattcctgtcacatcgaatgtttgatacatgcatggagtattaaatatagactaattacgaaactaattgcataacttgcgactaatttacgagacgaatcttttaagcctaactagtccatgattcgacaacgtggtgctacagttaacatgtgctaatgatagattaattagacttaaaaaattcatctcagaaattagcctccatctatgtaattgattttataattaatctatatttaatacttcttattaatatctaaacattcgatgtgtcataaattttaggagcgactaaagaacctaGCACCCCCCTAAACATCCCAAGGAAAATCGCCCGTTTTTCGCCATGTTGGCAGCTGGCACGCTCTTGCAAATCGCAGGGGAGAGCCCTTTTGGCgcgacgccacgccacgccacctaACATTTTTGAAAGAGGCGATCGATCGAGGCCCCTTTTTCCTGTAAAAATAGGCTTTATTCCTTGTGTTCTTTCTCTCCCGCTTTCCTCCGGCAGGGGCCGCCCGCGCGCGCTTTGTTCGTCCGTTGCTCCCTTTCTCCCCTCACCAGTCACCACCGGTGGTGTGAAGTGGAGGCTGCTGCAGTTCGGCGGGAAGCTTCGCGGCAACCTGCACGCCGCTAACGGAATCGCCAAGGAACCTAAGCGACCGATCGGGCAACTTTTAATTTCACGGCCTTTATCAGTCGTCCCCGGCGAGCATCTGGTCGGAACTGATGCCGTCCAACGCGGACACGAGCTGATGATCAGAAAGCACCGGGCCGGGCCGGCGGCTGCTACTGATCAGAAGTCTAACATATGATGCTTTGCTTGTGAGACCATGCTTCTTTCTTGCATGTGCATGATGCATCCTCTGACGACTCTTGGTTGTTGTACGTGCAGGGAGTCGATCTAGCTAGCAGGAGTTTAATTTGCAAGCCGGCCCGCCAAATGAGACTTTGACGAAGCACGTATGTAGCAGTATCCATCTGCAACCACACCGCTCGTGCAGTGTAGTGCAGTAAAATTACCACTGCTACTACTATGTGCCCATGTACTAGATAGACTATAGGGTGTGTCAATGATTGGAGGCAAAATGACAACGCACAAGCACAACGACGTGGGTGCGTTCGGCATGTGCATACTACTGCGTATCAGCAAGCCAACAACGAACGCAATTCCGTCGCTGCAAAGGCAAGCCCCACTCTGACCATCTGATACTACACCCCCAACGATGGAAGGATCGATGAACGCCACCAACtctgttgatacacattgatccATCGCCTTACAAGCCAAACCCCAGTACTGTCATCCGCAGGTCATGCCATGCACCGATGCACATACGCTCCTACTCACTCGGTCCAGATGTCCTCGATCTACTAGCTACTCCTACCTCACCTCCTCAAGCCTCCATGCGTGCAAGCTGTCCACAACGTAGCTCCATGTGCGAACGCACGTACATACGTTGCTCTAGCTATAGCTGATCAGGCCGCCAGCTTTCGATGGCGACGCGGACAGATCAGAGCCCAACATGGAAATGGAAACTACGCTCCTCCGCGCGCCTTCGTCACCACTCACCAACTTCCGTCGTCTCTACTTTGCTTGCATTTCTAGCTTCAGCTTTCTTTCTCTAGTCTCCACTTCCCGTCGCCCATTAATTCCCACTGGTCGTTTCTTGATCCATCACCAACACAACACTGCTCCATGCTCGGAAGACCTTCTCCGTAAGTATCCATGGCGACAGCGATTTGAGAGCCCGGTGCTCGCCCATCTATGTTATTAGGTTCTGAATCTTTTCCTTCTTTTGAGCTCCTATGTAAGTATATGTCTAGCTTCTAGGCTAAATAAAGCTTGCTGGACGGCTCGATTTTACTTACCGACAACGGTTGCTACGCACTGCCCACAAATTCATTAAGATTGTAATCATGTTATACTGTGCAAAGCAGCTACTTGATGCGAATTTTATTTGCAGCGTGGTACATTGTCGGGTCTCAAAATTCATGGCAGGTACAGTACGTTCCAGCGTGCGTGCATGGGTCGTCAGTGTTGCAATTTCTTTGCTGATAGCTCATTAGTATATCGAGCATTTTAAGCAAACTAATTAATTAATTGACGCCAATCGCAATGCGCAGTAGTGTTGTTTATACACAAAAAGTTGACAGGAAGAACTAGTACTGCAAATATATAAAACGGAAAGGAGAGGCACCGAGAAAAAAGCAAATATTCTTGTAGTCACTAGCCATGgccatgcacatatatatgatatgatgctctctctctctctctctctctctctctctctctcatcaagAGCTAGCTAGCGATGATAGTTGCTCCACTAGTCAAAGTTGATTCGCAATCAAGAAACTAGCTAGCAATATGTAGCTGATATATATTTCTGAATATAATCCTGTGGAATAAATtaacaaaagaagaaaaaaaaaagaaagaacctGAGGGAGGAGAAGATCGAAGAAGCAAAACGAACAGGTGCTAGTGCTAGCTGCCTGCGGCTAAGGCATGATCAGCAGACCAGCAGCAGCTAGCACGGCGGCCAACAAGCCACCAACAACACTAAAACTGACCCCCCTGGCCGCCGCGGACGACGGCGGCGTCTTGTAGTACCAGGGGTACCACGGCAGGATGGggttgggcggcggcggcgccgggtaGCCGTACCCCCCACCCCCGCCACCGCCTCCCGCCGGAGGAGGCTGGAAGTAGGGAATGTAGcccccgggcggcggcggcgggtagctccaggaggacgacggcggcgtgtTGTAGGAGGacggcgctggcggcggcgggcagTCGGTGGTGACGGCGGGCGCAGTTGGTGGAGGCAGGCACGGGTACGGGCAGTCGGCCGGGTACGTGCTGCCGTCTGCGGCGGAAGGGCGCGCCGGGAGGAGCAGCAGCGCCGTGAAGAGCAGGGCCTCGACGAGGAAGAGCCTGCTGTGCACCGTGGCCATGGCGAGAGACCGGCCGGCCGGGCGGGGAGAGGTGGCAGGATTGTAGGATGATGATCCGGCGATGAGATGGCGTGTGTAAGTAAGGTTGGAGGACTCAGCTCAGCGCGTTCAGCTGAAGTTGACGGTGGCGGTGCAGACTGCAGTGTGTGGAGACGCGGGGAAGGGGAGCGGGGGCGGAGCGGAATAAAACGGCCGGGTTGATAGCGATTAGTGAGGCTGGGTTGGTTAATATTTGGCGGGGTGGGGATGGCGACCGCCTCTTACTTGTGCTTCTGCCTGTGGAGCCGTTCTGTTGGCCAGTCCTGCCTACATTAGGACGTGATTGGTAGGCTGAATCGAGCCGTTCCCATACCGTTTTGATGTCTGACCTTATTTATACGGTGTGTTTGGTTGTCCTTCTCGCACCTTTCGCCTATATCCTTTCATTCATCTGCCCTCCTCCATCCCGCACAATTTCGTCTTTTCAATTTCTACTTTCCTCTCCATATAGGATGGCTTGATTCAGGCATGGTGCAGGGACCCATGTGTCATACACTCAAAACTCGcatccatgcatgcaaccaaataaGATCTCATCTCATATTGGACCAACAACCAAGACAACCAAACATGATTGAGTGCACGATTTGAGCATGTATCTCACCATTCTGGACCGGCTCTCCGTCCGTCTCGGCTCCCTCTTGTcgaagcaaccaatcacgccctaacAGTGCTAGTGATGATGCGTACAATATGCATGCAAATTCTGTCTTGTCTCGTGGTAAAACGAAAGATGCAAAGCGGGTATGTATGTTTTGTGGGCCAGCTAACTTTGCAGCTTGTATCTCCATCTAAATTAATCAGGTGGCATGCCTTTGCAATTCACATTTCAGCAAGTTTTGGGTCTGTGCTCGTAAAACCGTCGTCCATGGAAAGATTGAGAGGAGATTGTTTCATTTCACACTCTTCCACACGTATGGTTTACCGAAAGACGCCATTGCGTGTTCGGTTTTTCTTTTCACCAGATCTTGCTAACTTTTTTTTAGAGGTCTGTTTGAAAcgcaggaattttataggaaTCACACAGAAgtttcacaggaatcagttcaatttcacagggAAAACGTAGGAATGGGAAAAAAAATCCTGtattccaaacaagcccttagccTCCGTTCGGCTTATCCAGAAACCGActtgttcgacttgttttttcagccagaacagtgtttttctctcataaaaattcagccagaacagtgtttttcagccagtttcatcAAGCCGAACGGGGCTTTGGGTATGTAGGGAATGAGGAACTGGCAATGGTAGCACTAGCAGGTGGCGCGTGAGAACGTGACTCACAGGATGGAGGGAATTCTGGGCATGCGGATTTGATGGACGACAGTGGTATTTAGGAATTAGGACATGATCATATGAATGCACAGATAGGAGAATATGAATGTCAGCTGGTGACGGCAAGTGGAACAGCGGAAAACAAAGTGCTCTTTTTTTTTTATCCTTGTCTTTTTATGAAAGAATACAAAAGAGTTTATGTAGGGCAAATTTTAAACCAGAGTGACACATAGAGCGGTAAATCATATATACAAAAGAGTTTATGTAGGGCGAAAAGTTTTTCTTTTTGCCGGCGGCGGGCACGTTAACATGTGCCCACGTACTGCCACTCTGCTGCAGGCGCAGCTGCTGCTAAACAACcagcctattcgtttggctgtggcttgttgtaaatgatcgtaaattttcaaccaaaatagtatttttttctcacacaaaccaatCAGCAGTACCTttatgaaccagcaacgatatgaataCCGTCAACAATCAGGCTGgaacaccagcaccagcaccgggTCTGGGCCGCACAGGAAGACGAGACCAGAGCACGTCCCCGGCCTTTTGTGCAGTTGCCCCTGGTCTGGTCAGGAAGCAAAACGATTGTTTGTTTCGTGTAGGGGTAGGTGGGTGGGTGCATGCTGCAGTGATGAAAAGCTACCGGTAGGTAGGTACTGAGCGGCGAACGCGAACAGCAGCACTCATGCCAAGCGCCGCGCCGGCAGGCCTGGCGGCTAATTGCTCAGCATTCAGGTAGCACAAAACATCCAAAAGCTGCATTCATCCGTTCGTTCGTTCCAGTATTATGAATGAAAAATCGAATCCATATCGTACGGGCCAGCATACAAATACGTACAGATGTTGGGTGGCAGCATCACGGTGTTGCTCATGGGCGGGCGTAATCGGAGGAGGCAGGAGCAAGATGCCCCACGCAGCTCCACCACCGCCAGGCGCCAGTTCATTCATCGATGGTTGGAAGCAAAGCAAGGTGACAAGAGGACAGGGGCCTGCCCTGCCGCCTGCCGCCTTCACCCACAGCCCAGCCGGCCAGTCCCCGCCCACTTGGGCTGTTGCTGTGCCCGTGCCTGTCAGAAGAATAGAGAAGCTTCCATCTCTGAACCCAACCGACGCAATCAGCGGCCAGTCCGTGCCCGTCCTTGGTTGCCAGACGTGCCAAACCGACATGTTGCCTGCCTGCTGCGCTGCATTTCTCATCCTGTGCTACCTGCTGGCTTCACCCCTTGCCTTGAGTACCACCTGGTCACTGCTAGGGTGAAAACGTTACGAATATTTTTCGATCATATTCACGTCCGAATATTCAACATTTGATATCGTATttgtatccaaatactcaaatcgtatatttatgatgtagatatctaatcgtatcctatctGGCATGATTGACACTATCCGattcgaatccaaatccgaacagaaatataaaaaacaaatataatatcagtgatatccatccatatccgatccgttttcatccctggtcACTACTCGAAGCTTACCAACTATACACTGTACGGTCACGGGCACGCACTGTGAGAAGAAGATTGACCGGTGGAAGCTATGCAGAGGTGAATAATACTATAATAGATCGATGCAAAGATCATGGGCTGCACCATAATAAAACCGTCAGTAGTCATATGAATATTTCCTTCTTCCCTAATCCAAGATCGGAGAAAGAAGATCGAGGGACCTATGGGGAATATGGTCAGAAAACCATAATCGAGAAATTTAGACCACTTTAGATTACTTAAGTAGGAAAAGAAGCTCATCGTGTTCATCCGTCGGCTCGGTCTATCTTCGTCACGACTGCTACGAGCTTGTTTGGTTCGGAACCTGGCTTGGGGTGCTCCAGCCAGGCAGGTCCATACGGCCTCCGGCGTCCACACTCGGACGCCTAGGATGGATGTCTGGGCCGGTCCTTGAACCAAACACGCCGTATATGCTGGCATGGACGTGTTCATATATCTTGTCTCGTCGACATATCTTATTTTCAATCTTTTTTAAACCTAGCTAGTGTCGGAGGATAGAGCATTCCACTTGCTATTGTGTAACGAGAAACAATttgcaaaaagaaaaagacaGAGGTGGTGTTAATACAACGAGTATAGTATAAATTCAGAGGCCGCTCGTGTATTTAATTCTAATAACATCCGGGCACTGCAAAATGAGTCGTATTTTCTTGACTCCAGGTGTGGCCTAGCATATGGCCCGTGTAGAtgtagcagcagcaacaacaaacaGACACGCTCGATTTGTCTTCCCTTGAGCTCGCGGGATGGAGATTTGGCGCGGAAGATGGTGGGCGGCGATGGCGATTTGGCGCGCTGCGATGTTGGCGCGCACGAGAAAACTGGAGGAGCTCGTGGGCGGGAGAGGGCTGGCGCGCGGGAGAGGCCTTGGCGCGCGCGGGAGAGGCCTTGCGCGCGGGATGACTGCGTTGGCGGCGGCATGCGCGTACGGGATCTGAGGACTCGATCCTCCTCCACCCATCGCGAGGTCGAAGCGGAGTCCACCGCCTCGATGCGGACGACGACTCGAAGTCGAAATTAGACTTCGTTTCTTGTTTTTttactctctttcttcattaaattACTTGTCATGTCAGCAAAATACTTACGTGGCACTGCAATTAATTGAGATAGACTCCATGGTGAAGTctgcattgggactgccctaacgaGCAGCAAGGCCGACGATTTGCTCCTAATAAATCCTCAGGTTAGGAGGTGTCCGTGGTCCGTGGTCCTGTGGTGGTCTGGTGGACGCATCAACGTTGGGCCCCCGATCCGATCGTCTCAACTGCAGAGCCTGCAACAGGCCGAATAGCGGAAGCTTCCTCCCGCGTCCGTCCATCACACAGCAGGTCCGCAGCCCGTCCGTCGTTAGTTGCTAGTTTCCGGCCGGCAGGTAGGTTCATCCCCTTAAATTATGCCGTCGGAAGCAAACAAATAGCCGGTTTGGCatagctccagctccagctccagcgACGTGTAGCTTGCGATGAGCAGGCAGAGGGCAAGGGAACGGGCAGAGAACTGCAGTCCGCGAAGGTTCGCGATGGATCGGTCGATGTCTAATCGGGTGCGAGACCCAAACCGACTCGTATCGGACGTGCCAGATCGCTTGACCCCTTGATCCAACGGCTGTCAGGTTAGCGGGCAACGTGGCCCTATCCGTTAACCCGCTTTTGGTACATGAATCGTATATAGAGATTACtaaattaatttttttaaaatatttttatttaatcTAAAATATAAATATAGCTACTTTTGTAAATGCACTTAATGTGCCTATAGCTCTAGATCTAGAATTTTCTAGACCTAATAGTGACTAACTCTACTACAACCATAGATTTTCTAATCTAGGGCTCTGCCAAACAGGGTCAAAACTCGTACGCACCGCATAACAACGTAGTCCTCTCAGCAGAAGCCCCTTCTTCGCACAATTCCTATAATGCAATGCGCCTGAAATTGTGATTCATTTTAATGCACTTGATAATGGATGACCGACGACCTCCAATCACGTATGGATCACTAATAAGCTACCCGAAAATTAAATGGAAGATCTTCCACCTGGCTTTACCAAGTCAGGTGGAGGCTTCgggcttggggggggggggggggggggggctatgcCCACTTGGTGCGCTCTTCACATGCTGAAGGACCAGAAAAATACAGACGTTGATCCTCGAACCGTTTCTCCAAATTGCTGGAAGGCTCAGGGGCTAGATCCACCGTGTCTACTTTTATGAATCTAGTAAACTACGATTACAGGAAAGTGCTTTGGCTTGATGGTATGAATCCCACCAAAGTTGAAGGGACTACTGTTGACTACATGAGCCTCGGGTACCCTCACCAAGAACAAAATCGAcaccttgggggggggggggggttctgtAAAGCAGGAGTACATCATCTTATTTGGCGGCCAAGAAATAGATAAGCATTAAAAAGCACCTTATGTAGAATTTCATGTATGATGAACAATGTCTTAAATTCAAAAGAAGTGCTCTTCTCTTTGTTTTCCTATTTTTAAATAGGGAAAGGAACTATTGGGCAAGTAGGAAATTCGGCTCTTGTTGCTCTGCTCTTTGTCAAGTCCCCTGTTTACCCTTTTACTTTGTTTGATTTGATGATTGATACCCCGTTTACGTATTGCCAAGATATCGTAAGCATGCAGGGCTCTTTTTTACACCCAAAAGCTACGGAGCAGGTAACAAAAGTACATGGAGACTTGAGACTTGACTCGACTGATGTTGGGAGCACAGGGCACTGACAGCGGCTAGCTAGTGCGGATTAGGTTAGGTGGTAACAAAACGCAAACAGGGACTTAAACGCACCGTACTGACAGCAACGTCGCAACCACCGATGACCGATGGGTCGTCGTCGCACGTATAATACGGCCCTCCCCATCTCTGTACGACACGTCCTCGCAGCGCGTGCTTTCTCGCGCATGCCCGTCGCTAGGCTATTTGCCCAGCTTGGATAAGCTAATTCGGCGGCAGCAGCCTGATCGATCGACTCCGGCCGGCCACTCGTACAGAGACACGCATGATATCTAGCTACCTCTCAGTGCAGTTTATGTGTATACCAGCAGAAAAGTGCATATTTATTGCACCGATCGAATTATA includes:
- the LOC136457907 gene encoding uncharacterized protein — translated: MATVHSRLFLVEALLFTALLLLPARPSAADGSTYPADCPYPCLPPPTAPAVTTDCPPPPAPSSYNTPPSSSWSYPPPPPGGYIPYFQPPPAGGGGGGGGYGYPAPPPPNPILPWYPWYYKTPPSSAAARGVSFSVVGGLLAAVLAAAGLLIMP